Part of the Solanum pennellii chromosome 10, SPENNV200 genome is shown below.
ATCTCGACGGGGATCATAAAAGAACCCTAAAAGAATACGTGGGTGCTCTGACAGAGTTGATCAACATGAACGGTTGGCCGAAACTAGTTGAGATCCTCACAGGGTATTGGGATAACCAACGAATGGTGTTCCGATTAGGAACCATAGAGATTACCTCGGCTTTGAGAGGAGATCAGAGATTGCATAGACACAGTAGGTACTGGGATAGAAAGAAATGCAACAAAATAAGAAGACATTTTCATCCCTAATAAGCCTTCCGTAGAAGATATTGCAGACTGGCTCAAATTGGGGAAAATTTTGCCTACTGGTGCCAACAATCCTACATATTGTTCATAGACCTTTATATCATATTTGGACATGTGGCTTCTACGGCACTTACAACCGAGAGTTCAACGTTTCCTACAGAGAATGGAATGGAATTCGTCCTCTAGCATTTGCTGTAGCTTTGTTAGGAATGATGGTCTTCCCGCATGTCCCAAGTATGAGAATCAATACCCGAGTTATAACACTCGCGTACACTCTATTCAAAGGGTACGAGAACCAAGGGCAAGTGCAATACTACCATATAGCTCCAGTTATCCTGTCCGACATGAATCGAGCCTTGGGAAAATGCAAAGAGGGCATCGATACTTCCAAGGGTGCAAGCTACTCCTTCAGTGGTGGATTCTGAGAAACTTGACAAAGGGTGCTGGGACTCAGAAGTTTCATACTCTCGACAACAAAATCACCTTCAAAGAtttaaatgatatgttatacTCAACAAATATGAATAATAGGAGAACTAAGGGGAGATGGGCTCAAATTTTCTCCTATTTGAGAGAAGAAGATCTCCAATGGATGCTCGATCGTTTCATCTCTAAAAAAGACGTCATAGAGAGCCGCATACAGCTTGTGCTTCCTCTACTAGGTATTAGGGGAATTTTACCTTATGCATCCTTTCGATTTTTGCAACAGTTTGGAAGGAGACAAATTGTACTTGAAGAGGCGTACTATGGCggttatgtatatgatattgGAGATGATAGGGTGCACGAAGCGTCTGATATGTTCAGAGAATGGAAATGTGACAAGCGGATGGATAAAGACACCATTGCCCCAGACCGATTCAATGTCGGATATGATGAGGGTTACAAAAACTGGCTGAAAGATGACATACAAAGTATCTCCTCCCCAACCCCGCACAGCTTACGTAGCGTAACAGATAAAGAAGCCAAGGAAGTGGCCTAGCTACGAGAGGTAAAAAGAGAGGCCCAAGAAATGTACATTAAGTTTTTCGAGAACCAAGATGCTCTTGAGAAGCTGACTCAAGAGGTGGAAATACTAAGACGTAGGTACGATGACTTTGACTCATGGGCCAAAGATAAGATTGAAAGGATGCGATTCGAAAGCTGGGAGGACAAAGGATGCCTAGGTGAAGGATTACTGTTAATgctatgatatatatatatatcaacaataCAAGACTCATGAAAAACAGCGACGGAGCAGGACCATTTGGAACGACATAGTGGATTTCGCCCCTGCACGGGTTTTTCTATATGTATTTGTCAGTTTAGCCCCTGTGTGGGCATGCTTATTGCGTTTCAATACATTCAAATGCCCCATGCGTGGGTCTGTCTTTAGTGTTTTATCCTTTTGTTTCCCCTTTGTGAACATTATTATTCATttgtgaaatttaatttttttatggggggggggggggattgtTAATTTGGTTCAAATTCACGCATACGTCATTCAAATGCGCTAGGCCCACCCTTGGTATATAAGGGTCCCCATGTATGTTTTAGAACGCGATATATGTGTTATTAactgcttatgtgttatgttgctatgaatgaggatatcgGAAATCCACTCCCTTCAACAAAATTCCAAATATACACACTAGCCACTATTACAAAATGTCCGACTAAATTTTACGAGTCTTAAGTTTCTCATCTAAAAGACAAATACCATCCCAAAATACTAAATACTACTCTAGTGTCTCAGTAAAGGAAAATCACTTCTATGGACAAAGGAAAGAGTATCCAAGCTGAGCCAAGTGAAGAAGAGAGGATCGACATACAAAAGCAGCACGAAAAGCATCTGTATCAATTATTGTTTCCTCCTGGGAGCCCCGAAGAGGAAATCAACGAAGAGAGTTATGAGGAAGCACTTGCCCACAAACCTTCTTTTGAAGAACGTCTGGCAAAAGGAGACAAGGAAATTTCTCTCGAAGCATATCCGCACGAACGCCAAAAAAGGATAAAGGTCATTTCCTGCGCACTCGTTTTCAAACATTATCGGTCTAGGCATATGCTGGGACCTGTCGAAAGAGCGTCATCCCAAGAGGGATCAGTGGATCTCCGCAAAAAGTGTGAGTGTCATCCCAACCAAAAGGGGCATACGATAGAAGAGTGCATAGAATTCAAGAATGAAGTCCATCGTTTGTTCAGTATGGAAAGTATTACGAACACTTGGGGTAACACGTCCTCCTTGTGTGTGACGAACCACTGCTTGACATACCGGTCACAGATAAGACCAGATTCTTTCAATGCGCAATCACACCTTTCAAGAAAACGATGATGGAAATCTACTCAGAACTAGTTCAAAATGGCATCTTCACCTATTTCTATAGGGGTATGGAGATGTTGTATTCTCTTCGGTACGAAGTTTGAAAGCGTTGTCCCTATCACGATGCCACAGACCACAACATTAAAAAGTGTCTTGACTTCCGCCACGACCTCAAATCCCTCACCTACATAGGAAATATTCAAGTCGAGATTGTCCCCTGTGGTTGAGATGACATAGAGAAGAAAGAATGACTAATATATAGTCATCACTTTATCTTTAAAGCTCTATTGTTGCCTTTCCatttccttgtaatcgtaatgaatgaatgaaaaaatatttcccttTGTACTTGAACTACGTTGGGCCTAGATTCTCCCTGAGAGATACGTAGGTAGCCTTTCAAGGCCCGGCTCctatctttaaatattttcatttcccCTTCATACTACAATGAAATGAGAAGACTAGACCAACAAACATCAAAGGACAGCTGCAAGAAGACCGTAGCTCAACAAGATTTAGACTTTCTTAGATAGTGTCaaactaaaaacaataaaacttcTGCTTGTTAAAAAATCTGTTTCCGTCCTCACTCGTGGGTTTAAGATATTCCTCAAACATAGCAACTTGTGTATTTATCTACTCtatgtgtgatattatgcattttgtattcTGAATCCAAACTGAAAAatctgcctttgagttgttttcctccTCAGGTACTTTGAAAACTGACCTGTGTTGATTAAACAAGATCATCCCTATTTTACCAGATCAAAAGGTCTCGCAGATTCCTTCCCTAGACAAAGCTCGTACAAAGTAAAGACACTTATGGGAAACAATAACGAAGAAGTAAGTCTCACCGACGTTGTGGTGGTTCAACCCACCATACCGGACCAGAATGAATTGATTCTGCAATTGATGCATCAAATTGCAGAAATGAGAGTTGAAATGCAAAGGAGTCAGGATCTGCCTCCGCCAGTGTTTGCTGCTAACGCTACTGATGGGAGACCTCCAATCTACTTCCCTTATTCAAATATGGATCCCGCTCAGAACCAGCCATCTACACCTGCTCGGAATTTATCGGTTATAGATCTGACTacccaaaatccccaatatgCTTCCGCATCCTACCAAAATCTACCTcctcctcaaaacaaccacCCCCAAATGCCATCCAATTCCCCAAAATACCCACCATCAAACAACTCCACAACcgcaaaatcaaaaccaaaatactttcCATCCCCAAACACCCCATCACCACTTAAATCAGAATACCAATCCTCAGACTTACCCACAGAATTACTAAACCGGTCAAAATGCCCAGAGTCCCTCCGTAGCTCCACCGGTACCTAAGAGATGCACTTTCCATATTCCCATCCTTGCTGAGCACGACGTGCACGATTTTGAGATAGACCATTATGAAGAATAGGAAAAAGAATGGATGGAAAAAGAAGGGGCAATGTGGATATAAAAGAAGAGATCAGGAAAGCCATAAAAGAGTTCCAAAACATCCCCGATGATGCTGGTCTTAACTATGAGGATTTATGCATCCATCCAAATTTAGACCTCCAAGTAGGGTTCAAGATCCAGAAGTTTGATACTTTCAGAGGAGTGGGAAACCCTATGAAATATCTGAGAGCCTACTGTGATCAAATCGTGGAAGTTAGTAGGGATGAAGCTCTATTGATCCTGCTTTTCAGCCGAAGTCTGTGAGGGGAGGCTCTGGAATGGTTCACCTCCCACGAAACCCGGCAATGTCCCAGGTGGAACGTTCTGACACAGGATTTCATTGATCGATTTTCCTATAATGTAGAAACCATTCGCGATAATCTTTGGAGAAAATGAAGCAAAAATTCACCAAGAGCTATAGAGAGTTTGACTATAGGTGGACAAAGAAAGATGCAAGGGTAAGACCGCCCATGTCTGAAAAGGAGATTGTATAAATGTTTGTGCGGGTGCAATAGCCTGAAtttatgatagaatcatgttgctcgTCGGAGCAAAATTTGCTGAGATAGTCAAGGTTGGTGAGACTATCAAAGATGgtttaaaaacaaagaaaataaccCGTGTTGCCGCATCGCTTGGATCTTCGAGTTTGTTAAAGAAAAAGAGATAAGAAATCGATGCTGTCTTATATGAGTGAAGGAAAAACCCAGAAGATCGTTATCCTCCCAAGGTCGTTCTCGACCTTCTAAAAAATCCTACCAAGCTTGCTACACGCAAGCTAATCATCCAAATAATCCTCCTCCAGTCTACCAAAATGAAcctcaaaattatcaaaatccaTATCCCACTTACCTAAATCATTCTCCACTTTCCAAATATCACACCCTCACTTCCATAATGTTACTCCCAACTCTGGCAATGTACAGTTGAGATACCAAAAACCCCTTTCAGTCtatcaagtccaagctccaGTATACCAAAATGCCCCCACGAACTACCAAGCTCCATCACCAAATTACCAAACAAATCCATAACCCAGAAACCAAGCTCCCCATCCAAATACCTAAAGTTATCAACAGGTACCCCCTTCCCAACAAGGCAGTTATGATCCACCTCGACCCAGATTCGAGAAGAAGACTCCCAGGAGCTTTACTGCGCTTACTGAAAGATGAACAAAGTTGTACGAGCAACTGGCTGCGACTGGATACATCCACCCAGTGGGGCCCAAGCTGGTGGATACTAGTTCAAAATTCTAAAGGCCCGATCAAAGCTGAAGACTGTATAAACCTCAAGCATAAGATTAAAGATCTGATCGACCAAGAGGTGGTCTCTCCTCAAGCAGCAGCACCAAATCTCAACACCAACCCTTTGCCAAATCATGTTGGCGGCAATATTTATGTGATAGAGACAGGTGATGATTGGTGCGTGACAAAAGTGATAACTCTAGTCGTTCATGACGAGTTGGAAAGATATGTGGCTTCATTGAGTATCAATGATAAAAGAGAGTTCGTTATCTTGACACTCGCAAAGGTTGTTGCGTTGGTACCATCAAAAACTCCTGTCAAGACAAAATTAGTGATCGAAATAGCTGCTGCTTAGGATATGACCCGTTCTGGGAGGTGTTATACTCTTGAAGTGTTGTCTCTTGGAGGAAAGAAGAATGATTAGGGTAAAAGGCCGATAAGCGAAGGCGAAGCGGAGGAATTCTGGAGAAACATGCAGCCAAAAGATTATTCTATTGTTAAACATTTGGAGAAGACTCTAGCCTAGATTTCCGAGTGGGCCCTGCTGATGTGCTCCCAATTGCACAGACATGCCTTGATGAAGGCTCAGAATAATACGTATGTTCCCGTCGGCACAAGCAGCGATAATGTGGCCACCATGATTTACCAAGTTATCCGAGGGCATCGAATTAGCTTTTGCGATGACGATTTGCCTTTTGAGGGGAGGCCATAAAACAAGGTGTTGCACGTCACTGTCGTATGCCGCGAGAAGGTCATAAATCGCGTCCCGGTGGACAATGGATCAGGTCTGAACATTTTCCCGTTGTCGACATTAAGACAATTAAGGTTTGACATTGGAAAGCTGGAACAAAACCAAGTCAATGTAAGAGCCTTCGACGAAGTACAGAGAAACACATTAAGAGTGGTGAATTTGATCATCCACATGGGTCCGACAGAGTTCAGTGTACAGTTCCAGGTCTTGGACATTGACACCAGCTATAACCTTCTTCTGGGAAGGCCTTTCATCCATATGGCTGGGCCTGTGCCGTCTACTATTCACTAGATGATGAAACTCATTTGGAAGGACGAAGAACTGGTCATTCACGGCGAAAGAAGTCATTTCGGCAGACAGGCGCCTATTATTGATGAAGTTTCACGAGGTACTGATTTCTACACGGTGGAGCTGGTAAATGGCACCGGTGAGGATTTGGACCCACATCCTCCTATGACTGTCGTGTACAAGATGATAGCCACTGTGATACTGCAAAATGGTTTTGAACCATGTTTCGATTGGGAAGAAATTCCCAAGGGATTATTGAGCCTATTCCGGTCCCCTTCAAAGGAGCGAGATATGGTTTGGGGTATATGCCCACAGATGATGAGGTGAAGATGAAAAATAATAGGGATCAAGCATCGGTTAAGCCAATCCATCATTTATATAAATCATTTCTAGTCCACAAGTACGGCGAGCATGATGACCTTGGGGAAGGAATCCATGACCTTTTGGAGGAGATCGATGCTATTATTGAGAAAGAGGTCGAGCTAGCTGGTATCCGTGATGCTGAGCCAGGGGAGATACTGCAGAATTAGACCTCCATTCCAATCCTAATTCCCCGAACTCCTTGGTAGAAGGACATCATTTATGCTTATTTAAATCGGTGGCAGTCCtgaagaggcccgagacccgCCATTatacatttttcttaattgcttcaattttaaaattcccTCGCGATGTTTGAATAAGGAAACATGGATTTTTTCCATGTACAAAGTTTGCATTATTTCCCAATTCAAATGAAAGcctcttttattgaaaatttgtttatttactcATCTGCTATACTTTGCTTTTCTAACTATTTCTGTTTATGGTTTCAGTAATGTAAGATTTAAACGTGTCAATGTCATCTCATATCACGAGCTGAACAAACAGAATGAGGCAGGTGATGAAGAGGTTGACGAATACAAAGAGGAAAATAAGGCACCGGAATATGTTGCTGAAGAGTTTCTACAGTTTGAAAATCAGCATAAGTCGAATTTAGAAGAAACTGAAATTGTAAATCTAGGAGACCAAGAATGTGTTAAAGAGGTCAAGATCAACGTTCACTTGAATGAAGATCAAAGAAAGGGCCTGATTCATTTACTCATCGAGTACATCGATGTGTTTGTTTGGGAAGTCGGCGACATGCTAGGGTTGAGTACCAATGTGGTTTCACACAATTTCCGATTAATCCAGGGTTCAGTGCGGTGAAGCAGAAGGCTCGGAAGTTCAAGGCTGAATTGAGTTTGAAGATCAAGGAAGAGATCACCAAGCAGATCGAGTCTCGATGGGCGAAAGTAACGCAATACCCGACTTGTTTGGCTAATGTTGTTTCGATCACCAAGAAAGATGAGAGGATCAGAATTTGTGTCAATCACAGGGATCTAAATAAAGCTAGCCCTAAGGATAATTTTCCATTGCCGAACATTCACATTCTGATCGTAACtgtgctaaacatgaaattcagtCATTTGTGAATTGTTATGCAGGTTATCATCATATTCTGATGGTCAAAGAAGATGCAGAAAAGACAGCTTGTATTACACCTTAgggtgtatatcattacagAGTGATTCCATTTGGTCTAAAAAATGTTCGTGCTACCTATATGAGGTCTATGACAACTATATTTGAGGATATGATTCGTAAAGAGATCAAGGTGTACGTTGATGACATCATAATAAAGTCTTATGAAAGTTCGGACGCATTTAAAGAAGTTCTTTGATCGATTGCGTCAttacaacttgaagttaaatcccCCTAAGTGCGCTTTTGGGGTGCCATCCAGCAAGTTGTTGGGGTATATAGTCAGCAGAAGGGATATTGAGCTCGACCCTTCTAAGATAAaggcaattcaagagttacctcctcCAAAGACTAAGAaggaggtgatgagtttcttagaaaggttgaactacatcagtcgattcatagctcaatcaactGTGGTCTGTGAGCCTATCTTCAAGCTGTTGAAGAAAGACGCCTCGACAAAGTGGAGTGAGGAGTGTCAGACTATTTTTGATtctatcaagaactatttgtccaATCCACTAGTATTGTTTTCTCCTAGAGAAGGGAGTCCATTGTTGCTGTAATTGTCCGTCTCAGATAGTGCATTCGGATGCATGCTTGATCAACATGACGagacaagaaagaaagaaagggcTATCTATTACCTAAGAAAGAATTTTACTCCATACGATCCTCGTTACACTTTGTTGGATAGAACATGTTGTGCTTTGACTTGGCTTGCACAGAAGTTGAGACATTATCTGTATTCTTATACTACATACCTCATTTCCAGAATGGACCCACTGAATTACATCTTTCAGAAGGCGATATCGACCAACAAATTATCTAAGTCGCAAATGTTGTTGAGGTTAgtttgatattgtgtatgtgactcagaatGCGATAGAAGCAcaggccttggctgatcatTTTGCAGAAAATCCTATTGATGAACAATATGATCCGCtcaagacttattttcacgatgaagatgtatcatttgtgggtgaagatatttctgaaaCGTATCAaggttggagattattcttCGATGGAGCGGCAAATCACCAAGGAAATGGTATCGGAGCGGTCTTAGTGTCAGAATCTTGTCAACACTATCCCATGATATCTAAACATTGATTTAATTGCACGAACAACATGGCCGAATACGAAACCTACATTCTTGGTTTTAAAATGGCCATTAACATTAATGTCCACCAGTTgctggttattggagattcatATCTGTTGATTCATCAGGTTCTAAGAGAGTGGGGCGTGAAAAACTTGAAGGTTATAGTTTACTTGCAGTATATATAGAAGTTGTGCAAAATATTTTGTAAGGTCGAGTTCAAACATACTCCCAAAATACATAATGAGTTGGCCgatgctcttgccaccatcACTTCAATGATTAAACATCCAGATACTGGTTATACTGATCTTCTATATATAGAGCTGAAAGAACATTCAGTCCATTGTTCACATGTTGAAGAAGAACCGGACGGTTTGCCATggtatttcaatataaagaagtatttggagtcCAAGATTTATCCTGAAGATGCTAAGTCCAAACAAGAAGAAGTCGATACTCCATATGGCTCTCAATTTCATTCTAAGTGGAGAAATCCTATATATGAGGACTCCATATTTGGGTTTTCTAAGATGTGTCTATGCTATTGAAGCTACGAAacttattgaacagatacatgctgGAGTTTGTGGTACGCATGTGAATGGGATCACTTTGGCAAGGAATATCCTTCGAGCCAGTTATTTCGGGATGACaatggagaatgattgttgcaaATTTTGTGCATAAGTGTCATAAATGTCAAGTACACAGTGATTTGATCGGAGTGACACCTCACGAACTTAAttctatgagttcaccttggacATTTGTGGCTTGGGgcatggatgtcatcggtccaATAAAGCCATCCACTTCTAATGGACATAGATTCATTTTGGTTGCTATTGATTACctcaccaagtgggtggaagcagttTCTTATaagtcggtaaccaagaaagttgtgGCCGATTTCGTCTGAAATAATATGATATGCAGGTTCGCAtaccagaatccatcattactgataatggtgaaaatctcaacagtcacttgatgagagagaTGTGAGCAATTTAAGATTACTCATCGAAACTCAACCACTTATCCTCCTCAAATGAATGGAGTTGTAGAAGCtgccaataagaatatcaaaaagattttgaggaaaatgattgacaatcaTCGAGGTTGTCATGAGATGTTACCATATGCTTTGTTGGGTTATCGAACGACGGTCAGAACGTCGACCGGAGCTACTTTGTATTTGCTAGTATACATAATAGAAGTAGTCATACCTATGGAAGCTAAGATACCGTCATTGAGAGTCATTCAAGAAGCTGAGTGGAGTAATGCTCAATGGGTTGGCAAGCGAATTTATCAGATAACCTTaattgatgagaagagaataGTTGTCATTTGTCATGGCCAACTATATCGACCGAGAATGATTCGCGCTTTCCACAAGAGAGTCAGAGCCAGAATTTTTGAAATCGGTTAGTTGGTACATAAGCACATTTTTCCTCAATAAGACAAGTACAAAGGAAAATTTGCACCAAATTGTCAAGTTCCTTACATGGTTCGCaaagtattatctggaggtgctttgTTCTTTTCGGAGATGGATGGTACCACATGGCCAAAACCGATCAACTCTGATGCTATCAAGAGAAACTTTTGGTGAAGCTTCGGTATGCATTTTATGTTATTTACTTGTAATCGTTctgtttgcttgtatttgttttgtttCAAATCTTATCCCCTTGTAATGAACTACACGTCTGACcagaattctcaagaatgagatacataGGTGGCCTATGTCAGCCtcggtcacc
Proteins encoded:
- the LOC107001237 gene encoding LOW QUALITY PROTEIN: uncharacterized protein LOC107001237 (The sequence of the model RefSeq protein was modified relative to this genomic sequence to represent the inferred CDS: substituted 2 bases at 2 genomic stop codons), producing MDKGKSIQAEPSEEERIDIQKQHEKHLYQLLFPPGSPEEEINEESYEEALAHKPSFEERLAKGDKEISLEAYPHERQKRIKVISCALVFKHYRSRHMLGPVERASSQEGSVDLRKKCECHPNQKGHTIEECIEFKNEVHRLFSMESITNTWGNTSSLCVTNHCLTYRSQIRPDSFNAQSHLSRKRXWKSTQNXFKMASSPISIGVWRCCILFGTKFESVVPITMPQTTTLKSVLTSATTSNPSPT